From the genome of Candidatus Defluviilinea proxima:
CCGCCTCCGCGAACTGCTCAATTTGCCGATCCAGATCTTGCTCACACTGACGGTGGGTGCGGTCCTGCCCTTCTTCCTTTATACCTGGTTCGACTCGATCGGGCATGACATTTCCTCTTATGCGTACCTTATCATCACAGCGGCCCTTGTCATCACGGCCTTGTTGATCTGGGTGGAAGGCTATCTTGCCAGCAGGGCCATCGACCCACCCGTACAACCCAAAACACCCTATCCGCCCGCCAGCGCCATCATCGCTGCCTATTTGCCCAATGAAGCTCCCACCATTTTGGAAACGGTGGAGTCTTTTCTTGAAATCAACTATCCCGCACCACTTCAGATCATACTGGCCTACAACACACCTCACGACCTGCCGATTGAAAACGACCTGCGCAGAATCACCGAGCGCGATCACCGCTTCAAATTACTGCGCATCCAGCACAGCACGTCAAAAGCACAAAACATCAACAAAGCACTCTCCGATGTAACCGGGAAATTTGTAGGCATCTTCGACGCCGATCACAAGCCGAAAGCGGATAGTTTCATGCGCGCATGGCGCTGGCTATCTCAGGGCAACGATGTCGTCCAGGGTCACTGTGTTGTGCGCAACGGCAACGCATCCTGGATCTCGCGGTTGATCGCCGTGGAATTTGAAGCGATCTATGCGGTCAGCCATCCCGGACGGTCCATTCTTCATAAATTTGGTATCTTCGGCGGCTCAAACGGATTCTGGCGAACCGACCTGTTACGCAAGACCCGCATGCATGGCTCCATGCTCACAGAGGATATCGATTCATCCATCCGCGTGATGACCTCGGGCGCAAGGATCATTTCAGACCCGAGGTTGGTCTCCAGAGAACTGGCCCCCACCACAATCAAAGCACTGTGGAATCAACGCTTGCGTTGGGCACAGGGCTGGCTTCAAGTTTCGATGAAACATTTATGGAAGGCCCTGCGATCAAGGAATTTATCGCCAAGGCAAAAATTCGGTCTTCTTTGGCTGTTAGGCTGGCGCGAGGTCTATCCGTGGATCTCCATGCAAATGCTCCCGATCATTTTATTTTGGGTCGTGAAGTACGGTGGCGTGGAGAAGATCAACTGGCTGGTTCCCATATTTGTCATGACCACACTCTTCACCTTGAGCGTGGCACCGGGACAGGTGTTCTTTTCATACAAGTTGGGCGACCCTGAGATCCGCAAAAATAAAAAGTGGTTCTATTTTTATCTGATCATCGGCTCCATCTTTTATGTGGAATTCAAAAACGTCATTGCGCGAGTCGCCCAGGTAAAGGAACTGTTCAGGGAGCGCCATTGGAAGGTCACCCCGCGCATGGCACACAATAAAATATAAAACTCAGCTCATTGAATATTCAAAACAACCCAGTCCTCATGGCTGGGTTGTTTGTTATAACACAGAGCCTGTTACCGTTCTTGGGTTCAAGTAAAACTATCCTTTAATTTGCATAATTCCGATAACCTGACATATAATACTCAAATGGACCCCGCGAGACTTTCCATTCCAGTGGATTAAGAAGTCTCGCAGGGTCTTACTTTTTGTTATCGACTTTGTTTAATGGGGCACACTATAGGGCCTTGGTGACTTCCTGCAAGGTGGTACCGCCGGGACGGTCGGTGGCAACCACGCTGATCTTGGCAGTGACGCCATCGGGGATACCGCCTGTAGTGGTGTAGAGCCAGATACCGGAGCCGGGGGCCGTTTCGATGGCATCGTCACCTTCATACACGAGGTTGCTGGCTTTATCGGCGATCGTCACGTTCACTTTCACCACACCGAAATCATCGCCTGCTTTGACCCTGATGGTTTGACCGATCTCACCGCTGAAGGCGGAGAGGTCCACTTCATAAATGACGGGGGCATTCAAGTAGTCTGCCACGCTCAACGCAAAGGTGGATATCTTCTTGCTGTTGGCCACCGCCTCATACAACTCGCGAGCGACGGGATCTGCCAACACAGACTTGCCATAGGCCGCCGCCAGTTTGAAGCGCTCACGATGCGCCGCCTGCTCCACGGTTGGCGCACCAAGAAAGCTTGGCTTGCGCGAGACGATGGTCTCACCGTTTACTTTACGGAAGACCACGCCTCCCATCTGCCCACGCAGGCCTTCGAACATGGGGTTTAACTTGACTTTCATTCTTATATACTCCTTTTCTACAATGGTTGGTTTCTTCGCACCCTTTCATGGGGGCGCGAACGGCACGTGATAACTCACGCCTGTTCGTTTGGACGGAAGGAAATTGGAATTCGTTCCAGCCAAATGGATGAGTACACGCAATTAACATTACAAAAACTGACATTTGAACTATAAGTGAAGGCATGAAAACCCTCCGCATTGTTCTTGGCATACTGGCGCTCATCCCCCTCGCCCTGCTCACCGATACACTTCTCTTTCACCCCGTGGAATATGACGAAGATTCTCTCAGGACCTTGGCCTTTATGGCCTTTGGCATTCCCATCCTAATCCTCAATGGATGGGCGTGGCCGGCCGCCGAAACAAGAGACACTCCACCCTGATCGTGGGACTTGCGTATAGGGGGATTTGGCTTTATCCTTGACACATGGAGCGGGGATACACCCTGCCAAGGAAGCCTCATGAGCAAAGAAGCAAAAGCAAGAATTAAAATCAATGAGTTGTTGAAGGAAGCAGGCTGGAAATTCTTTGACGATACCGACGGCAAGGCAAATATTGTCCTTGAGAACAACGTCAAAATAACAGAAAGCCATATCAACGCGCTTGGGGAAAATTTTGAAAAGAACAAAAATGGCTTTATTGATTTTCTACTGCTGGACAAAAAAGGGTTCCCCTTAATTGTCTTGGAGGCAAAAGCAGAAGAGATACATCCTCTCTCTGCAAAAGAACAAGCTCGGCGTTATGCACAAGCACAGCATTGCCGATTTATCATCCTTTCCAATGGTAATTCGCACTACTTTTGGGATACACAGCGCGGCAACCCACAACCCATTACCAAGTTCCCTTCTCCTGATTCCTTCGAGAGTTATTCCAAATTCACACCCAACCCGCAAAGTTTGGCGCGTGAGGTCGTTGAAAAAGATTACATCGTTCTAACACAAAAGCCCGATTACCAAAACGACCCGTCCTGGAAGTCAGAAAGCACGCGCGGACAATTCATCCAAAACAATGGCTTACGTTTCCTGCGTGAGTATCAACTGAAAGCCATTAAAGCGATTCAAGAAAATGTAACGCAAGGCAAAGATCGCTTCTTGTTTGAGATGGCAACAGGGACTGGCAAGACACTCGTCTCTGCTGCTGTGATCAAGCTTTTTTTACGAACAGGCAACGCACGGCGCGTATTGTTTTTAGTGGACAGGCTTGAACTTGAAAACCAGGCAAAGAAAGCATTTGTCAACTATCTGAAAAACGATTATCAAACGACTGTTTACAAAGAAAACCGCGACGATTGGCGTAAGGCAGAGATTGTCGTTTCGACCATCCAAAGCTTCATGTCCAAGAATAAATACAAGCGCATTTTCTCGCCTGACGATTTTGATCTGGTAATTTCAGATGAAGCTCACCGTAGTATCGGCGGGAACAGCCGTGCTGTATTCGAGTATTTCATCGGCTACAAACTCGGGTTAACTGCTACCCCGAGAGATTACCTCAAGAACTTCGACCCTGAAAATCAAAACGACCCGCGCGAATGGGAACGCCGCGTATTGATGGACACCTACAAGACCTTCGGTTGCGAAAATGGGGTGCCCACCTATCGTTATTCTTTATTGGATGGCGTTAATGATAAATTTCTGATCAATCCTGTTGTCGTGGATGCCCGCACAGACATTACAGCCCAAATGCTTTCCGATGAAGGCTATGCGGTGATCATGACAAAGGATGAAGACGAAAATCAAAGCGAAGAAGTGGAAGAGACCTTTATCAAGAAGGATTTTGAAAAGACCTTCTTCTCCGATGAGACCAACAGTGTCTTTTGTGAGACTTTCTTGCAAAAAGCTCTGCGCGACCCCATCAGTGATGAGATTGGTAAAGGCATCGTATTTTGTGTCAGCCAAAGTCATGCGGCGAAGATCACACAACTTTTGAATGAAATCGCGGACAAGATGTTCCCCGGCAAATATCAATCAGATTTTGCCATACAGGTTACATCATGGATTCCTGAGGCACAGCAGTTTGCGATCAACTTTGCGAACAATAATTTGTCTGGGCATGCAAACTTTATTGACACATACCGAACAGGCAAGACGCGCGTGTGCGTGACCGTGGGCATGATGACCACAGGCTATGACTGCCCCGATATTCTCAATCTAGCTTTGATGCGCCCAGTGTTCTCGCCCACTGATTTCATTCAGATCAAAGGACGCGGCACGCGCAAGCATGAATTCACAGAACAAATCGTTGACCCTGCATGGAAGAAAAATGTGGGCACGCAACAAAAGGATAAGTTCAAGTTATTTGACTTCTTCGCGAACTGTGAATATTTTGAAGAAGATTTCAATTACAACGAAGTATTGAAACTGCCAAGATTAGGAAGTGGCAAAGGAGTGGAAGGTGGAACCACAGGCGGAGGCGGGATTGTCTATGGTAGTTATGAAAGCACACGCCCTGATGCCATTTATGCCATTCGTGAAACCGCCATCGGACCTGAAGGCATGCGCGTGGATCGAATGTACTTCCAGAAGTTTGAAGAACAGATCAAGAAAGATGACTTCGCGGTTGGGAAAGCAGAAGCTGGTGATTTCGAAGCCATCATCAAACACATTGAAGAGAATGTCTTCGATAAACCCGAAGAGTTCTTCAATCTGGAGAAATTACGCAAGTCTTTGAACATCGACCGCCGTGTTTCACTTCGGGAGATCGTTGAAGTCATCTTTGGAATGAAGCCGTATTTCAAGACCAAGGATGAATTGCTGGATGAAGAATTTGAGAAGTTCGACAGCCGTTTCATGCCCGATGAAAAGCAATTCACGCCTGCCAGGAACTTCTTCAAGACGTATGTGCTTGACCCCGAGTTTCGTCAGTATGTGGACGAAGGCGATTTTGCCTATATCCTCGGCAGCCACGCAGGCGGTGAATACCTGCGCAAGTTGACGATAGAAACGCGTAACAAGATCATCGAATACATCAAGGATTACGTATCGTTCAATCAATTTGTGTGATAATGCCTGCCAACTGAGATGTATATTTGAAATCCCGTCCGCCCGTGGGTAAACCCAGCGGGCTCATAGCTCAAGCCCGCTTAAGCGGGCTTCCGCCCTCAGCACGGACGTTAACGTCCGTGCGGCCATTGCACAGGAGACCTTCAACCGAATGTTAGATTCCGAAACCAAACGCCGCATCGATACCGCCCGTGATATTCTGGTGGGCAAAGTGCCCGACCCCAAATCGCAGGTGGAGCAGATCACCATTGCGCTGGTCTACAAGTTCATGGACGACATGGACAAGCAATCCATCGAGATGGGCGGCAAGGCGAGTTTCTTCAAAGGTGAGTTCAAGAAATACAGTTGGACGAATATCTTCGACCCGCGTTTGGGCGGCGTGGAGATGTTGAATCTGTACGGTGAAGCCATCACACGCATGAGCCAAAACGAAAACCTGCCCGAACTCTTTCGGAATATTTTCAAGAACGCCTTCCTGCCCTACCGCGACCCCGAAACGCTGAAACTCTTCCTCAAGACGATCAATGAGTTCACCTACGACCACTCCGAAAAATTGGGCGATGCTTTCGAGTATTTGCTATCTGTGCTTGGGTCGCAGGGTGATGCGGGACAGTTTCGGACGCCGCGTCATATCATCGATTTTATGGTGCAGGTCATCGGTCCGAAAAAGAACGAGACGGTACTCGATCCCGCTTGTGGCACGGCGGGCTTCCTCATCTCGGCGTACAAGTACATTGTTGAATCCAATTCAAAAGACCCTAAAGGTCTTAAGAGACCTTTAGGGTCTGGATTAAATGCGCAGGATAAAAAACGCATCTACGAAAACTTCAAGGGCTACGACATCTCGCCCGATATGGTGCGGCTCTCGCTTGTGAACCTGTATTTGCACGGCTTCGTCACGCCGCAGATTTACGAATACGACTCGCTCACCAGCGATGACCGTTGGAACGAGTACGCCGATGTGATCCTTGCCAACCCGCCGTTCATGTCGCCGAAGGGCGGCATTCAGCCGCACAAACGCTTCTCGGTGCAGTCGAACCGCAGTGAAGTGCTGTTCGTGGATTACATGGCGGAACATCTCACGCCGAACGGACGCGCCGCCATCATTGTGCCCGAGGGCATCATCTTTCAATCGGCGGGGGCGTACAAGCAGTTGCGCAAATACCTCATCGAGCACAATTATCTGTGGGCGGTGGTCTCATTGCCGCAAGGGATGTTCAACCCCTACGCGGGCGTGAAGACCTCGATTTTGTTTTTAGATAAAGCGCTTGCCAAAAAGACTGACAAAGTTCTATTCTTGAAAGTTGAACAAGACGGATACGAACTTGGGGCGCAACGAAAGGCGCTTTGCAGTGACAATGGCGATAAACCTGAGTTTTGTCCAAAGCATAGTGACCTGCCTGATGTGTTGAGCAACTTGCACACATGGCGAAAAGCCGTTGTAGATGGAAAACCCGATTCTTACCACCCGACAACTGCTTCTGCTTTACTAGTTTCCACTTCCCAATTTACGGATAGCAACGACTACAACCTGAGTGCAAATCGTTACCAGGAAGTTGTTCGTTCTGGTAAGCAAACTCATGAAATGATTTCACTGGCTTCATTATTCGAGTTGTCAAGCAAAAAGGTCGGAAATAAAACTGACATTCCTGTGATGTCTGTTACCATGAATTATGGTTTGATAGATCAGGACGAAAAATTCAAGCGACGAATTGCAAGCAAAGATATTGCAGGCTATAAACTTGTAAACAGAAACGAGATGGTTGTAGGTTTCCCAATTGACGAAGGCGTTATTGGCTTTCAGCAAAAATATGAGGCTGCTGCCGTCAGTCCTGCGTATGATATTTGGAAATTAAAAAGAGAAGATGTAAATCTCGATTTCCTTGAAACTATTTTGCGGTCTGACCATGCAAGGCAACTCTATCGCCAAAGAATGCGTGGAACGGCAGGTCGTCGACGTACAATAGAAAAGAAAGATTTTCTTGCAATTGAAATTCCCCTGCCGCCGCTCGAAATCCAGCGCCAAATCGTG
Proteins encoded in this window:
- a CDS encoding response regulator — encoded protein: MENSSANILFVDDDEQIRHLVLAVLRHAGFEVTSASSAASALKYLETATPDIIVSDVMMPDMDGFAFLKVLRSQTETSKIPVILLTALVNSEDLVTGLSLGADDYIKKPFMPAELVARIRSKLERPPIPNDLIIKDIKTGLPTPRMFNDMVSKELFRSRTTDANGYLAYLALSELHLLSERLGKGVEAEVWKQTARILETSLRPLDVIGWGENGFLGFILPETSEAEARKFLSTLAKVIMSHRFTLGNENLRMTPSFGYVDLRSSKTLKEVNDRAMTALDLSTRNLDLQPLKYDAKMGSLAKRKKAVEHSTGQQRLARLRELLNLPIQILLTLTVGAVLPFFLYTWFDSIGHDISSYAYLIITAALVITALLIWVEGYLASRAIDPPVQPKTPYPPASAIIAAYLPNEAPTILETVESFLEINYPAPLQIILAYNTPHDLPIENDLRRITERDHRFKLLRIQHSTSKAQNINKALSDVTGKFVGIFDADHKPKADSFMRAWRWLSQGNDVVQGHCVVRNGNASWISRLIAVEFEAIYAVSHPGRSILHKFGIFGGSNGFWRTDLLRKTRMHGSMLTEDIDSSIRVMTSGARIISDPRLVSRELAPTTIKALWNQRLRWAQGWLQVSMKHLWKALRSRNLSPRQKFGLLWLLGWREVYPWISMQMLPIILFWVVKYGGVEKINWLVPIFVMTTLFTLSVAPGQVFFSYKLGDPEIRKNKKWFYFYLIIGSIFYVEFKNVIARVAQVKELFRERHWKVTPRMAHNKI
- a CDS encoding DEAD/DEAH box helicase family protein, whose amino-acid sequence is MSKEAKARIKINELLKEAGWKFFDDTDGKANIVLENNVKITESHINALGENFEKNKNGFIDFLLLDKKGFPLIVLEAKAEEIHPLSAKEQARRYAQAQHCRFIILSNGNSHYFWDTQRGNPQPITKFPSPDSFESYSKFTPNPQSLAREVVEKDYIVLTQKPDYQNDPSWKSESTRGQFIQNNGLRFLREYQLKAIKAIQENVTQGKDRFLFEMATGTGKTLVSAAVIKLFLRTGNARRVLFLVDRLELENQAKKAFVNYLKNDYQTTVYKENRDDWRKAEIVVSTIQSFMSKNKYKRIFSPDDFDLVISDEAHRSIGGNSRAVFEYFIGYKLGLTATPRDYLKNFDPENQNDPREWERRVLMDTYKTFGCENGVPTYRYSLLDGVNDKFLINPVVVDARTDITAQMLSDEGYAVIMTKDEDENQSEEVEETFIKKDFEKTFFSDETNSVFCETFLQKALRDPISDEIGKGIVFCVSQSHAAKITQLLNEIADKMFPGKYQSDFAIQVTSWIPEAQQFAINFANNNLSGHANFIDTYRTGKTRVCVTVGMMTTGYDCPDILNLALMRPVFSPTDFIQIKGRGTRKHEFTEQIVDPAWKKNVGTQQKDKFKLFDFFANCEYFEEDFNYNEVLKLPRLGSGKGVEGGTTGGGGIVYGSYESTRPDAIYAIRETAIGPEGMRVDRMYFQKFEEQIKKDDFAVGKAEAGDFEAIIKHIEENVFDKPEEFFNLEKLRKSLNIDRRVSLREIVEVIFGMKPYFKTKDELLDEEFEKFDSRFMPDEKQFTPARNFFKTYVLDPEFRQYVDEGDFAYILGSHAGGEYLRKLTIETRNKIIEYIKDYVSFNQFV
- a CDS encoding N-6 DNA methylase; the protein is MLDSETKRRIDTARDILVGKVPDPKSQVEQITIALVYKFMDDMDKQSIEMGGKASFFKGEFKKYSWTNIFDPRLGGVEMLNLYGEAITRMSQNENLPELFRNIFKNAFLPYRDPETLKLFLKTINEFTYDHSEKLGDAFEYLLSVLGSQGDAGQFRTPRHIIDFMVQVIGPKKNETVLDPACGTAGFLISAYKYIVESNSKDPKGLKRPLGSGLNAQDKKRIYENFKGYDISPDMVRLSLVNLYLHGFVTPQIYEYDSLTSDDRWNEYADVILANPPFMSPKGGIQPHKRFSVQSNRSEVLFVDYMAEHLTPNGRAAIIVPEGIIFQSAGAYKQLRKYLIEHNYLWAVVSLPQGMFNPYAGVKTSILFLDKALAKKTDKVLFLKVEQDGYELGAQRKALCSDNGDKPEFCPKHSDLPDVLSNLHTWRKAVVDGKPDSYHPTTASALLVSTSQFTDSNDYNLSANRYQEVVRSGKQTHEMISLASLFELSSKKVGNKTDIPVMSVTMNYGLIDQDEKFKRRIASKDIAGYKLVNRNEMVVGFPIDEGVIGFQQKYEAAAVSPAYDIWKLKREDVNLDFLETILRSDHARQLYRQRMRGTAGRRRTIEKKDFLAIEIPLPPLEIQRQIVDEIASHQRIIDGACQVVEGWKPDFEVELAELLPDGIDAWEKVKLGDQLSFVGSGVTPLGGKETYVDEGVLFIRSQNVLWGVCDFSDAAYIEKGVHEEMSRSQVKKNDVLLNITGASIGRSAVYIEDREANVNQHVTILRSNGNIEPNFLMNYLISKEGQDQIWSVQSGASRQALNYQQIKAMKIPLPPLEVQREIVARIARERSIVEGNRELIRIYEEKVKKVIERVWEG